Proteins found in one Oryza glaberrima chromosome 4, OglaRS2, whole genome shotgun sequence genomic segment:
- the LOC127771321 gene encoding nucleolin 2 isoform X1 gives MGKSSKKSAVEVAPTSVSVSEGKSGKKGKRNAEDEIEKAVSAKKQKTVPEKVVPSKEEAKKVKKQPPPKKVESSSSEEDSSESEEEVKAQPKKTVQPKMAAQPAKEESSDDSSSDDEPAKKPVAHPNKAALSTNSSSSDDSSDESSSDDEPVKKPAAPLKKPVALATNGSKKVESDSSSSDSSSDEESDEDDKKTAAPVKKPSVAAIQKKTQESDSSDSDSDSESDEDVPTKAPAVAKKKEESSESSDSESDSDSDDEDNTTKTIIPAAKAAAVKKEEESSDSSDSDSESESDSDEPAKPTIPAKRPLTKDTKKGQSKDESEDSSDESSEESDDEPPQKKIKDSTTSGTTKPSPKATKKEISSDDESDEDDSSDESSDEDVKQKQTQAKKQAPVAQESSSSDESSEEDSDMESDEPAKTPQKKETAVSVGSNKSATKLGQEEPKTPASNQNQATGSKTLFVGNLPYNVEQEQVKQFFQEAGEVVDIRFSTFEDGNFRGFGHVEFATAEAAKKALELAGHDLMGRPVRLDLARERGAYTPGSGRDNSSFKKPAQSSGNTIFIKGFDTSLDIHQIRNSLEEHFGSCGEITRVSIPKDYETGASKGMAYMDFADNGSLSKAYELNGSDLGGYSLYVDEARPRPDNNREGGFSGGRDFNSSGRGGRRGGRGDGSRGRGDRGRGRGFGRGDRGRGGRGTPFKQSAGTPSAGKKTTFGDDD, from the exons ATGGGCAAGTCAAGCAAGAAATCTGCTGTTGAAGTTGCACCTACCTCTGTCTCAGTCTCAGAGGGGAAATCTGGGAAGAAGG GAAAGAGAAATGCAGAAGATGAGATTGAGAAAGCTGTGAGTGCCAAGAAACAAAAGACTGTACCTGAGAAGGTTGTGCCCTCAAAGGAGGAAGCCAAAAAAGTGAAGAAGCAGCCCCCACCGAAGAAGGTTGAGAGCAGCAGTTCTGAGGAGGATTCTTCAGAATCTGAAGAGGAG GTAAAGGCCCAACCAAAGAAGACTGTCCAACCGAAGATGGCTGCACAACCTGCTAAAGAGGAGTCAAGTGATGATAGCTCCTCAGATGAT GAGCCTGCGAAAAAACCTGTTGCTCATCCAAATAAGGCTGCACTTTCTACCAACAGTAGCAGCAGTGATGATAGCAGTGATGAGAGTTCATCAGATGATGAACCTGTGAAAAAGCCTGCTGCCCCTTTGAAGAAGCCAGTTGCACTTGCTACCAATGGATCAAAAAAGGTTGAGTCAGACAGCAGCAGCTCTGATAGCAGCTCTGATGAGGAGTCTGATGAGGATGATAAA AAAACTGCTGCTCCAGTGAAGAAACCTTCAGTTGCTGCTATACAAAAGAAGACCCAGGAGTCTGACAGTTCTGATAGTGACTCTGATTCTGAATCAGATGAG GATGTGCCGACTAAAGCACCAGCAGTAgccaagaaaaaagaagaatccAGTGAAAGCTCTGATTCTGAAAGTGATTCAGACTCTGATGATGAG GATAACACTACTAAAACAATTATTCCTGCTGCCAAGGCTGCTGCTgttaaaaaggaagaagaatccAGTGATAGCTCAGACAGTGACTCTGAATCTGAGTCTGATTCTGATGAA CCAGCAAAACCTACTATTCCTGCAAAAAGGCCACTGACAAAAGACACAAAGAAGGGACAA TCCAAGGATGAATCTGAAGATAGTTCTGATGAGAGTTCTGAGGAAAGTGATGATGAACCTCCGCAAAAGAAGATTAAG GATTCTACAACTTCTGGTACTACCAAGCCTTCCCCTAAGGCTACCAAGAAAGAAATCAGCAGTGATGACGAAAGTGATGAAGATGACAGTTCTGATGAAAGCTCTGATGAGGATGTTAAGCAAAAACAAACTCAAGCTAAGAAG CAAGCACCAGTTGCACAAGAGAGTAGCAGCTCCGATGAATCTTCTGAAGAAGATAGTGACATGGAAAGTGATGAACCAGCAAAAACTCCCCAAAAGAAG GAAACTGCTGTGTCTGTTGGTTCGAATAAGTCTGCGACAAAACTGGGACAAGAGGAA CCAAAAACGCCTGCCAGCAACCAAAATCAAGCTACCGGGTCAAAGACTCTTTTTGTTGGAAATTTACCATACAATGTGGAGCAAGAACAAGT GAAGCAATTTTTCCAGGAGGCAGGTGAAGTTGTTGATATTCGTTTCAGTACCTTTGAAGATGGGAACTTCAGGGGCTTTGGACATGTTGAATTTGCCACAGCGGAAGCTGCTAAGAAG GCACTTGAACTTGCTGGTCATGACCTGATGGGACGGCCGGTCAGGCTTGACCTGGCTCGTGAGAGAGGCGCGTATACTCCTGGCAGCGG GAGGGACAATAGTTCTTTCAAGAAGCCTGCTCAAAGCTCAGGAAACACTATATTTATTAAAGGCTTTGATACTTCTCTTGACATACACCAG ATCCGGAATTCGCTTGAAGAACATTTTGGCTCATGTGGAGAGATTACACGGGTTTCAATTCCAAAGGATTATGAAACCGGTGCAAGCAAAGG GATGGCGTACATGGATTTTGCGGACAACGGTTCCTTGTCGAAAGCATACGAACTGAATGGATCTGACCTCGGTGGATAcagcttgtatgttgatgaagCGAGGCCTAGGCCCGATAACAACAGAGAGGGTGGCTTCAGCGGTGGAAGAGACTTTAACAGcagtgggagaggaggaagacgtgGTGGACGTGGTGATGGTAGCCGTGGGCGCGGTGACCGTGGACGTGGTAGAGGCTTTGGTAGGGGTGACAGGGGCCGTGGTGGACGGGGTACACCGTTCAAGCAGAGTGCTGGTACACCCAGTGCAG GAAAGAAGACAACATTCGGTGATGACGACTAG
- the LOC127771527 gene encoding uncharacterized protein LOC127771527 isoform X1, whose product MEYERIHKVQAGALSPTKLRMKLLGTHNRVRVISNSSSRTSPSKNTEPSQAQNRLLVCDVLEEAVSGSSDGSKCSSAINKTEALEKDLPLDINKVEDMTKSSVQQPASSNSSMIHPVRTIEEESNDCDSGIDNASTSSFEFHGGEKTAAQNPTSGYFSRQTSSKWNDAEKWIVNKQNVQQNISKGAPQNQSAQQMNSAAGRGFIVPKISNRNTIPRPMQNMKRPSPASSASRSILERLSFGSHQPKLVRHADVCTVNNAGVTSEYQTKATDNGSSIEMRPYKDPKAIPAVHSVSVRDVGTEMTPIPSQDPSRTGTPLGSMTPTRSPNCSIPSTPNCSIPSTPVGGRSTASPGDDNTDGPYFNRKGGTNEISDDEMRLKTRKEIAALGIQLGKMNIATWASKEELELVSASPSIADLERMKKEYAARAAAYEEAENFKHTARFKKEELKIEAWESLQKAKIESEMKRIEEHAEKLRSKAMAKMAEKLEMTRRLAEEKRASANARMNQQAAKAVHKAELIRQTGRVPGSCILCCSGCFCQH is encoded by the exons ATGGAGTATGAAAGGATTCACAAGGTTCAG GCAGGTGCACTTTCTCCTACAAAGCTAAGGATGAAGCTTCTGGGAACTCACAATCGTGTGAGGGTCATCAGCAACAGCTCATCACGGACATCACCTTCGAAGAACACTGAACCATCGCAAGCACAGAACAGACTATTAGTTTGTGATGTTCTTGAAGAAG CAGTTTCAGGCAGCTCTGATGGATCCAAATGCTCCTCAGCAATCAACAAAACTGAAGCTTTAGAGAAGGATCTACCATTGGACATCAACAAGGTTGAGGACATGACCAAAAGTTCAGTTCAGCAACCTGCATCTAGCAACTCAAGCATGATACATCCAGTTCGAACCATAGAAGAAGAGAGTAATGACTGTGATAGTGGTATTGACAATGCTAGTACCAGTAGTTTCGAGTTCCATGGAGGAGAGAAAACAGCAGCGCAAAATCCAACATCAGGATATTTCTCGAGACAGACTTCCTCCAAGTGGAATGATGCTGAGAAATGGATTGTTAATAAGCAAAATGTTCAACAAAATATCTCTAAGGGTGCACCACAGAACCAGAGTGCACAACAGATGAATTCAGCTGCAGGCAGGGGTTTTATTGTGCCCAAAATTTCAAACCGAAACACAATTCCTCGCCCCATGCAGAACATGAAAAGACCGAGTCCAGCTTCTTCCGCTTCTCGAAGCATATTAGAGAGGTTATCTTTTGGTTCACATCAACCAAAGTTGGTTAGGCATGCAGATGTCTGTACAGTTAATAATGCTGGTGTCACCTCAGAGTATCAAACAAAGGCAACCGATAACGGTTCATCAATTGAAATGAGGCCCTACAAAGATCCCAAAG CTATTCCTGCAGTTCATTCGGTGTCCGTGAGAGATGTGGGCACAGAAATGACTCCCATACCGAGTCAGGATCCTTCAAGGACTGGAACTCCACTTGGATCAATGACACCAACTCGTAGCCCAAATTGCTCTATACCATCAACTCCAAATTGCTCTATACCATCAACTCCTGTAGGAGGACGGTCAACAGCATCACCAGGAGATGACAACACAGATGGACCATATTTCAACAGAAAAGGTGGCACAAATGAAATATCAGACGATGAAATGAGATTGAAGACAAGGAAAGAAATTGCCGCCCTGGGTATACAACTAGGAAAGATGAACATTGCTACATGGGCTAGCAAAGAGGAGCTAGAACTAGTCTCTGCATCCCCAAGCATTGCTGATTTGGAGCGGATGAAGAAAGAATATGCAGCTCGTGCAGCAGCATATGAAGAAGCAGAAAATTTTAAGCATACGGCAAG ATTCAAGAAGGAAGAGTTGAAGATTGAAGCATGGGAGAGCCTTCAAAAAGCAAAAATAGAATCTGAAATGAAGAGAATAGAG GAACATGCAGAGAAATTGCGAAGCAAAGCCATGGCGAAGATGGCTGAAAAGCTAGAAATGACACGGCGTTTAGCTGAAGAGAAACGAGCCTCAGCCAATGCAAGGATGAACCAACAAGCAGCAAAGGCGGTTCACAAGGCTGAGCTGATTCGCCAGACAGGACGAGTTCCAGGGTCATGTATCCTATGCTGCAGTGGTTGCTTCTGTCAACACTAG
- the LOC127770412 gene encoding protein NOI4-like, with protein sequence MTTMDKGRALPKFGEWDVKNPASAEGFTVIFQKARDDKKTTGPGNARVGIPPAFRSTDDGGYRPEFKPAESYQQHTPPKRVKKKWAFCAGC encoded by the exons ATGACGACGATG GACAAGGGCCGGGCGCTGCCCAAGTTTGGGGAGTGGGACGTGAAGAATCCGGCGTCGGCGGAGGGCTTCACGGTGATATTCCAGAAGGCTCGCGACGACAAGAAGACGACCGGCCCCGGGAACGCCAGGGTGGGGATACCGCCGGCCTTCCGGAgcaccgacgacggcggctacAGACCCGAATTCAAGCCCGCCGAGAGCTACCAGCAACACACGCCGCCCAAGCGCGTCAAG AAGAAGTGGGCATTCTGCGCCGGGTGTTGA
- the LOC127771321 gene encoding nucleolin 2 isoform X2 translates to MGKSSKKSAVEVAPTSVSVSEGKSGKKGKRNAEDEIEKAVSAKKQKTVPEKVVPSKEEAKKVKKQPPPKKVESSSSEEDSSESEEEVKAQPKKTVQPKMAAQPAKEESSDDSSSDDEPAKKPVAHPNKAALSTNSSSSDDSSDESSSDDEPVKKPAAPLKKPVALATNGSKKVESDSSSSDSSSDEESDEDDKKTAAPVKKPSVAAIQKKTQESDSSDSDSDSESDEDVPTKAPAVAKKKEESSESSDSESDSDSDDEAAAVKKEEESSDSSDSDSESESDSDEPAKPTIPAKRPLTKDTKKGQSKDESEDSSDESSEESDDEPPQKKIKDSTTSGTTKPSPKATKKEISSDDESDEDDSSDESSDEDVKQKQTQAKKQAPVAQESSSSDESSEEDSDMESDEPAKTPQKKETAVSVGSNKSATKLGQEEPKTPASNQNQATGSKTLFVGNLPYNVEQEQVKQFFQEAGEVVDIRFSTFEDGNFRGFGHVEFATAEAAKKALELAGHDLMGRPVRLDLARERGAYTPGSGRDNSSFKKPAQSSGNTIFIKGFDTSLDIHQIRNSLEEHFGSCGEITRVSIPKDYETGASKGMAYMDFADNGSLSKAYELNGSDLGGYSLYVDEARPRPDNNREGGFSGGRDFNSSGRGGRRGGRGDGSRGRGDRGRGRGFGRGDRGRGGRGTPFKQSAGTPSAGKKTTFGDDD, encoded by the exons ATGGGCAAGTCAAGCAAGAAATCTGCTGTTGAAGTTGCACCTACCTCTGTCTCAGTCTCAGAGGGGAAATCTGGGAAGAAGG GAAAGAGAAATGCAGAAGATGAGATTGAGAAAGCTGTGAGTGCCAAGAAACAAAAGACTGTACCTGAGAAGGTTGTGCCCTCAAAGGAGGAAGCCAAAAAAGTGAAGAAGCAGCCCCCACCGAAGAAGGTTGAGAGCAGCAGTTCTGAGGAGGATTCTTCAGAATCTGAAGAGGAG GTAAAGGCCCAACCAAAGAAGACTGTCCAACCGAAGATGGCTGCACAACCTGCTAAAGAGGAGTCAAGTGATGATAGCTCCTCAGATGAT GAGCCTGCGAAAAAACCTGTTGCTCATCCAAATAAGGCTGCACTTTCTACCAACAGTAGCAGCAGTGATGATAGCAGTGATGAGAGTTCATCAGATGATGAACCTGTGAAAAAGCCTGCTGCCCCTTTGAAGAAGCCAGTTGCACTTGCTACCAATGGATCAAAAAAGGTTGAGTCAGACAGCAGCAGCTCTGATAGCAGCTCTGATGAGGAGTCTGATGAGGATGATAAA AAAACTGCTGCTCCAGTGAAGAAACCTTCAGTTGCTGCTATACAAAAGAAGACCCAGGAGTCTGACAGTTCTGATAGTGACTCTGATTCTGAATCAGATGAG GATGTGCCGACTAAAGCACCAGCAGTAgccaagaaaaaagaagaatccAGTGAAAGCTCTGATTCTGAAAGTGATTCAGACTCTGATGATGAG GCTGCTGCTgttaaaaaggaagaagaatccAGTGATAGCTCAGACAGTGACTCTGAATCTGAGTCTGATTCTGATGAA CCAGCAAAACCTACTATTCCTGCAAAAAGGCCACTGACAAAAGACACAAAGAAGGGACAA TCCAAGGATGAATCTGAAGATAGTTCTGATGAGAGTTCTGAGGAAAGTGATGATGAACCTCCGCAAAAGAAGATTAAG GATTCTACAACTTCTGGTACTACCAAGCCTTCCCCTAAGGCTACCAAGAAAGAAATCAGCAGTGATGACGAAAGTGATGAAGATGACAGTTCTGATGAAAGCTCTGATGAGGATGTTAAGCAAAAACAAACTCAAGCTAAGAAG CAAGCACCAGTTGCACAAGAGAGTAGCAGCTCCGATGAATCTTCTGAAGAAGATAGTGACATGGAAAGTGATGAACCAGCAAAAACTCCCCAAAAGAAG GAAACTGCTGTGTCTGTTGGTTCGAATAAGTCTGCGACAAAACTGGGACAAGAGGAA CCAAAAACGCCTGCCAGCAACCAAAATCAAGCTACCGGGTCAAAGACTCTTTTTGTTGGAAATTTACCATACAATGTGGAGCAAGAACAAGT GAAGCAATTTTTCCAGGAGGCAGGTGAAGTTGTTGATATTCGTTTCAGTACCTTTGAAGATGGGAACTTCAGGGGCTTTGGACATGTTGAATTTGCCACAGCGGAAGCTGCTAAGAAG GCACTTGAACTTGCTGGTCATGACCTGATGGGACGGCCGGTCAGGCTTGACCTGGCTCGTGAGAGAGGCGCGTATACTCCTGGCAGCGG GAGGGACAATAGTTCTTTCAAGAAGCCTGCTCAAAGCTCAGGAAACACTATATTTATTAAAGGCTTTGATACTTCTCTTGACATACACCAG ATCCGGAATTCGCTTGAAGAACATTTTGGCTCATGTGGAGAGATTACACGGGTTTCAATTCCAAAGGATTATGAAACCGGTGCAAGCAAAGG GATGGCGTACATGGATTTTGCGGACAACGGTTCCTTGTCGAAAGCATACGAACTGAATGGATCTGACCTCGGTGGATAcagcttgtatgttgatgaagCGAGGCCTAGGCCCGATAACAACAGAGAGGGTGGCTTCAGCGGTGGAAGAGACTTTAACAGcagtgggagaggaggaagacgtgGTGGACGTGGTGATGGTAGCCGTGGGCGCGGTGACCGTGGACGTGGTAGAGGCTTTGGTAGGGGTGACAGGGGCCGTGGTGGACGGGGTACACCGTTCAAGCAGAGTGCTGGTACACCCAGTGCAG GAAAGAAGACAACATTCGGTGATGACGACTAG
- the LOC127770411 gene encoding uncharacterized protein LOC127770411, giving the protein MFWHVPGISAASPVDTILDKENFKLEDLLDEDEIIQECKALNTRLINFLRDKVQVEQLLHYIVEEAPEDAEKKRIFRFPFVACEIFTCEVDVIMKTLVENEDLMDLLFSYLKPDRPHGTLLAGYFCKVVICLMLRKTLPFVNYVQGHPEIVSQLVDLIGITSIMEVLIRLIGADETMYSGYVDSMQWLDDIKVLEMIVDKFSSSDSPEVHANAAEILCAITRYAPPALATKISSASFVARLFHHAFEDSRPKSVLVHSLSVCISLLDPKRLVLASYQVFRSQLSHATLVTASPETVGGMLDSLGDLLKLLDVSSAENVLPTTYGVLQPPLGKHRLKIVEFISVLLSIGSEAAEIRLIHLGAIKRVIDLFFQYPFNNFLHHHVESIISSCLDSKQDQLICHVLDECKLVTRILEAEKNSALSIDLTKHTVPLEGRFTPRIGLVGHMTRISNKLIQLAKTNSIIQSHLQQNSGWAEWHAGTLTRRNAVENVYQWACGRPTTLQDRGRDSDEEDFRDRDYDVAALASNLSQASKYGIYSYEDIDEDQVPHERDDEDVYFDDESAEVVISSLRLGDEHDSNSLFTNSNWFAFDEDKALNGEVNPEASPSPNSEISSPNVDDENDEVILTEVTDGRKGSESLLAVDLNEESSHTGLTNVSIDKLEDDIRPPTPDVKESPPEFVEWREEEAEPADVPENDTAVPNGEVGSLDQMDGIEDVMSGTTELRVEKEIEVLSGTSVPESTIGELLPGSTEISTTRHPEPVDDRNPMEPPMGEQKAES; this is encoded by the exons ATGTTTTGGCACGTACCTGGAATCTCTGCTGCATCACCG GTGGATACTATTTTAGACAAGGAAAATTTCAAGTTGGAGGACCTTCTTGATGAGGATGAAATAATCCAGGAGTGCAAAGCACTAAACACCCGCCTAATCAATTT TCTGCGGGACAAAGTTCAAGTGGAGCAATTACTCCACTACATTGTCGAAGAGGCACCTGAAGATGCTGAAAAGAAGAGGATATTTCG ATTTCCTTTTGTAGCTTGTGAAATATTTACATGTGAAGTGGATGTCATAATGAAGACATTAGTGGAGAATGAAGAT CTCATGGACTTGCTTTTCTCCTACTTAAAACCTGACCGACCTCATGGGACACTGTTGGCTGGTTACTTTTGTAAG GTCGTGATTTGCTTGATGCTGAGGAAGACTCTCCCATTCGTCAATTATGTGCAG GGCCATCCTGAAATAGTTAGCCAACTTGTTGACCTTATTGGTATAACTTCTATAATGGAG GTGTTGATCCGCTTGATCGGTGCTGATGAAACTATGTATTCTGGTTATGTTGACTCAATGCAATGGTTGGATGACATAAAGGTCCTTGAGATGATTGTTGACAAGTTCAGTTCATCT GATTCTCCTGAGGTTCATGCAAACGCTGCTGAAATCCTTTGTGCGATAACTAGATATGCCCCACCAGCGCTTGCTACAAAAATATCCAGTGCAAG TTTTGTGGCGAGACTATTTCACCATGCTTTTGAAGATTCAAGGCCTAAATCGGTGTTGGTCCACTCATTGTCAGTGTGCATATCTTTGTTGGATCCTAAGAGACTTGTATTAGCTTCTTACCAAGTTTTCCGTAGTCAACTAAGCCATGCAACATTGGTCACTGCAAGTCCAGAGACAGTTGGTGGCATGCTGGATAGCCTAG GTGATTTGTTGAAGCTGCTGGATGTTTCATCTGCTGAAAATGTTCTGCCAACGACATATGGAGTCTTACAACCTCCTCTAGGAAAGCACCGCTTGAAG attgtaGAGTTCATCTCCGTCCTGCTCTCAATTGGAAGTGAAGCTGCTGAAATTCGATTGATCCATCTAGGAGCAATCAAGCGTGTCATAGATCTATTTTTTCA GTACCCTTTTAACAACTTTTTGCACCACCATGTGGAGAGCATCATCAGTTCTTGTTTAGATAGTAAGCAGGATCAGCTGATCTGTCATGTTCTTGATGAGTGTAAGCTTGTTACAAGAATTTTGGAAGCTGAGAAGAactctgctctatcaatagattTAACTAAG CACACGGTTCCTTTGGAGGGGAGATTTACACCAAGGATCGGACTTGTTGGTCATATGACACGCATATCTAACAAACTCATTCAGCTGGCTAAGACCAACAGCATAATTCAATCACATTTGCAG CAAAATTCTGGGTGGGCTGAGTGGCATGCTGGAACCCTAACTAGGCGTAACGCAGTAGAAAATGTTTACCAGTGGGCTTGTGG CCGGCCAACAACACTGCAGGATCGAGGTAGGGACAGTGATGAAGAAGACTTTCGAGATAGGGACTACGATGTTGCTGCGCTTGCTAGCAATTTGAGTCAGGCATCTAAATATGGTATTTACAGTTATGAAGATATTGATGAG GATCAAGTACCACATGAGCGAGATGATGAG GACGTATATTTTGACGATGAATCTGCTGAAGTGGTTATTTCCTCTCTTCGTCTTGGTGATGAACATGACAG CAACTCCTTGTTTACAAATTCCAATTGGTTTGCATTTGATGAGGATAAAGCACTGAACGGCGAGGTCAACCCAGAAGCTTCCCCATCCCCAAATTCAGAGATATCTTCTCCAAATGTTGATGATGAGAATGATGAAGTCATTCTTACTGAGGTTACAGATGGCAGAAAGGGTTCAGAGTCACTTTTAGCAGTCGACTTGAATGAAGAATCTAGTCACACAGGCTTGACAAATGTCTCCATTGATAAATTGGAAGATGACATCAGACCACCAACTCCAGATGTAAAAGAAAGCCCACCTGAATTTGTGGaatggagggaggaagaagcagAACCTGCTGACGTACCTGAGAACGACACAGCAGTTCCAAATGGCGAGGTTGGTAGTTTGGATCAGATGGATGGAATTGAGGATGTCATGTCTGGCACAACTGAATTAAGAGTTGAAAAGGAAATTGAAGTTTTGTCTGGAACCTCGGTACCTGAGAGCACAATAGGAGAACTATTACCAGGTTCAACGGAAATTAGTACAACCAGGCACCCTGAACCTGTTGATGATAGGAATCCTATGGAGCCCCCTATGGGTGAACAAAAAGCAGAAAGCTGA
- the LOC127771527 gene encoding uncharacterized protein LOC127771527 isoform X2, whose protein sequence is MEYERIHKVQAGALSPTKLRMKLLGTHNRVRVISNSSSRTSPSKNTEPSQAQNRLLVCDVLEEVSGSSDGSKCSSAINKTEALEKDLPLDINKVEDMTKSSVQQPASSNSSMIHPVRTIEEESNDCDSGIDNASTSSFEFHGGEKTAAQNPTSGYFSRQTSSKWNDAEKWIVNKQNVQQNISKGAPQNQSAQQMNSAAGRGFIVPKISNRNTIPRPMQNMKRPSPASSASRSILERLSFGSHQPKLVRHADVCTVNNAGVTSEYQTKATDNGSSIEMRPYKDPKAIPAVHSVSVRDVGTEMTPIPSQDPSRTGTPLGSMTPTRSPNCSIPSTPNCSIPSTPVGGRSTASPGDDNTDGPYFNRKGGTNEISDDEMRLKTRKEIAALGIQLGKMNIATWASKEELELVSASPSIADLERMKKEYAARAAAYEEAENFKHTARFKKEELKIEAWESLQKAKIESEMKRIEEHAEKLRSKAMAKMAEKLEMTRRLAEEKRASANARMNQQAAKAVHKAELIRQTGRVPGSCILCCSGCFCQH, encoded by the exons ATGGAGTATGAAAGGATTCACAAGGTTCAG GCAGGTGCACTTTCTCCTACAAAGCTAAGGATGAAGCTTCTGGGAACTCACAATCGTGTGAGGGTCATCAGCAACAGCTCATCACGGACATCACCTTCGAAGAACACTGAACCATCGCAAGCACAGAACAGACTATTAGTTTGTGATGTTCTTGAAGAAG TTTCAGGCAGCTCTGATGGATCCAAATGCTCCTCAGCAATCAACAAAACTGAAGCTTTAGAGAAGGATCTACCATTGGACATCAACAAGGTTGAGGACATGACCAAAAGTTCAGTTCAGCAACCTGCATCTAGCAACTCAAGCATGATACATCCAGTTCGAACCATAGAAGAAGAGAGTAATGACTGTGATAGTGGTATTGACAATGCTAGTACCAGTAGTTTCGAGTTCCATGGAGGAGAGAAAACAGCAGCGCAAAATCCAACATCAGGATATTTCTCGAGACAGACTTCCTCCAAGTGGAATGATGCTGAGAAATGGATTGTTAATAAGCAAAATGTTCAACAAAATATCTCTAAGGGTGCACCACAGAACCAGAGTGCACAACAGATGAATTCAGCTGCAGGCAGGGGTTTTATTGTGCCCAAAATTTCAAACCGAAACACAATTCCTCGCCCCATGCAGAACATGAAAAGACCGAGTCCAGCTTCTTCCGCTTCTCGAAGCATATTAGAGAGGTTATCTTTTGGTTCACATCAACCAAAGTTGGTTAGGCATGCAGATGTCTGTACAGTTAATAATGCTGGTGTCACCTCAGAGTATCAAACAAAGGCAACCGATAACGGTTCATCAATTGAAATGAGGCCCTACAAAGATCCCAAAG CTATTCCTGCAGTTCATTCGGTGTCCGTGAGAGATGTGGGCACAGAAATGACTCCCATACCGAGTCAGGATCCTTCAAGGACTGGAACTCCACTTGGATCAATGACACCAACTCGTAGCCCAAATTGCTCTATACCATCAACTCCAAATTGCTCTATACCATCAACTCCTGTAGGAGGACGGTCAACAGCATCACCAGGAGATGACAACACAGATGGACCATATTTCAACAGAAAAGGTGGCACAAATGAAATATCAGACGATGAAATGAGATTGAAGACAAGGAAAGAAATTGCCGCCCTGGGTATACAACTAGGAAAGATGAACATTGCTACATGGGCTAGCAAAGAGGAGCTAGAACTAGTCTCTGCATCCCCAAGCATTGCTGATTTGGAGCGGATGAAGAAAGAATATGCAGCTCGTGCAGCAGCATATGAAGAAGCAGAAAATTTTAAGCATACGGCAAG ATTCAAGAAGGAAGAGTTGAAGATTGAAGCATGGGAGAGCCTTCAAAAAGCAAAAATAGAATCTGAAATGAAGAGAATAGAG GAACATGCAGAGAAATTGCGAAGCAAAGCCATGGCGAAGATGGCTGAAAAGCTAGAAATGACACGGCGTTTAGCTGAAGAGAAACGAGCCTCAGCCAATGCAAGGATGAACCAACAAGCAGCAAAGGCGGTTCACAAGGCTGAGCTGATTCGCCAGACAGGACGAGTTCCAGGGTCATGTATCCTATGCTGCAGTGGTTGCTTCTGTCAACACTAG